AATATTAGCAACATTAAAAGCACCTAAAATTTTAGTCTCAAAATCCATTTTTTCACCATTATAAGTCAAAGAAAAGCTAGTCCCATTCAAACTCGTATCGACACTAGAAACATTTTGTGGAAACCAAATCATATTACCATAAAAATTTTGTGGTGGTGTATTATCCTTATAATTATAAACTTTTTGTAAATTAGGGCTTTGAAGAATTTCATATTTTGCTTTATAAATATTATCTAAACTTTTAAAATACTCAATATGTGCTGGACCAATTTTGCCTATCACTGCAATTTGCGGCTTGATTAGCTCTACAATTTCTTTAATATCGCCAATTCTTCTTGCTCCTGCTTCTACAATATAAATATCTGTCAAAGATGAAAGATTTTGATTAATATCAGCAATAATCCCTGTTAGCGTATTAACACTTCTTGGAGTGGCATACACTTTAAATTCATCTTGCAAAACCTGCACCAAAAAATTCTTTAAACTTGTCTTACCATAACTACCTGTAACGGCAATAATAGTAAGGTTTGGCATACTTTTTAAAGTCTCTATTGCAATCTTTTTATAACGACTAAGTAAAATTCCCTCTACTAAAGAGGATAAAAACACAGAAATAACTAAAGGCAAAAGATACACCACACGCATTAAAGAAGAAGATTCCTCCCCAAAAAGTAGCAACTCATTAAAAAGGATAAAAATCAAATAAAGACCAAAAAAGCGTGAAACTCTTCCTGTTAATACTAACCCCTTACTTAAGCGCAAAGCCCAAATAATCAATGCAAAAATATATAAATAAAAGCCAAAATAAAAATAAATATTTTCTGGAATAAAAACAAAATAAAGCACTGGGACTAAAAAATAGAAAAAATGCCATCGTTGTTTATGATGTTTAAACAAAACTCGCGAAAGCCTATAGTGATACCATTGGAGATTAATAATCACATAATATCCAAGCGCGATAAGAAAAATCCACCGACTCATCATCATAAAAACATCAATATTCTGCAAAAATAATCCTTACTTTATGAAATTTTACAATTTTAACAAAATAAAAATAAATAAGTTCTCAAATTGATTTTGCTTTAAAATAAAGTTCCTCAATTTTTTTAGCTTGTTTTAAGAAAAAATAATGGTCTCCTTCCAAAGGAAAGAAATATGATTTTTTTATTAAGCTATGGATTTTTTCTCCACAATCTAAAGGGGTAATACTATCTTCTTTACCCCAAAAAATAAAAGCTTGATTCTTAAAGTTCTCAAAAATTCCACTAAAATCCTCATCCACAACTTTTTTAAAAGTTTCATACATCACTTGACTCATCCCTGACACATCACGCGATCGTAAAATTTGACTAAACATTTGACCTAAAG
This portion of the Helicobacter canadensis MIT 98-5491 genome encodes:
- a CDS encoding Mur ligase family protein → MQNIDVFMMMSRWIFLIALGYYVIINLQWYHYRLSRVLFKHHKQRWHFFYFLVPVLYFVFIPENIYFYFGFYLYIFALIIWALRLSKGLVLTGRVSRFFGLYLIFILFNELLLFGEESSSLMRVVYLLPLVISVFLSSLVEGILLSRYKKIAIETLKSMPNLTIIAVTGSYGKTSLKNFLVQVLQDEFKVYATPRSVNTLTGIIADINQNLSSLTDIYIVEAGARRIGDIKEIVELIKPQIAVIGKIGPAHIEYFKSLDNIYKAKYEILQSPNLQKVYNYKDNTPPQNFYGNMIWFPQNVSSVDTSLNGTSFSLTYNGEKMDFETKILGAFNVANISAAIQVAKDFGISSERIIKQVCRMEGVSHRLSKIMVNDKVILDDSYNGNLDGMLEAIRLSSLYDGRKVIVTPGLVESSKEANIALAEAIDRVFDIAIITGELNSKLLKEHIHKPQKIILKDKKNMENILKSATMAGDLILFANDAPSYI